The proteins below come from a single Mycobacterium parmense genomic window:
- a CDS encoding alpha/beta fold hydrolase, whose translation MVERVDPVALDGPDEGTTEHVFNASPPGRTHPGAGRVTGADVLRTLDRYRSRGARFSADGIASFVLDEGPPDAPAVVCVHGVPASAYLYRKVVPELAARGLRGIAMDLPGLGFAERPADGDYTWTGLGRWLLAAINALRLDRFHLVVHDIGGPVGFEVATAVPDRVRSLTLLNTVVEVESFHRPWPMEPFAHRGIGEAWLASMHVPGAFGAIMRLVGVSRRVPAVELACWLPLLFGDDGGRAFLKIMRGFELTAAKQQRYLDAVTRPPYPVQIVWGARDTMLPWRRYGVQAQHATGVRDPILLPGKHFLQEDFPAEIADAVHRLSTRGG comes from the coding sequence ATGGTTGAGCGCGTCGACCCGGTCGCGTTGGATGGACCCGACGAAGGGACCACCGAGCATGTCTTCAACGCTTCGCCGCCCGGCCGAACCCACCCCGGAGCCGGGCGAGTGACCGGCGCCGACGTGTTGCGGACCCTCGACCGTTACCGATCGCGCGGAGCGCGCTTCAGCGCGGACGGAATCGCCTCGTTCGTGCTCGACGAGGGTCCGCCCGACGCGCCCGCGGTGGTGTGCGTGCACGGCGTTCCGGCTTCGGCTTACCTGTACCGCAAGGTGGTGCCGGAGCTGGCGGCACGAGGACTGCGGGGCATCGCGATGGATCTGCCCGGCCTGGGCTTCGCCGAACGGCCCGCCGACGGCGACTACACGTGGACCGGCCTCGGCCGGTGGCTGCTCGCGGCGATCAACGCGTTGCGGCTCGACCGCTTCCATCTCGTGGTCCACGACATCGGCGGCCCGGTCGGATTCGAGGTGGCCACCGCCGTCCCCGACCGGGTGCGGTCGTTGACGCTGCTGAACACCGTCGTCGAGGTGGAGTCGTTCCACCGGCCGTGGCCCATGGAACCGTTCGCGCACCGGGGAATCGGCGAGGCGTGGCTCGCGTCGATGCATGTGCCCGGTGCGTTCGGCGCGATCATGCGGCTCGTCGGCGTGAGCCGCCGGGTTCCGGCCGTCGAGCTCGCGTGCTGGCTGCCCCTGCTCTTCGGAGACGACGGCGGGCGGGCCTTCCTGAAGATCATGCGCGGCTTCGAGTTGACCGCGGCAAAGCAACAGCGCTACCTCGACGCCGTCACCAGGCCCCCCTATCCGGTGCAGATCGTCTGGGGCGCGCGCGACACGATGCTGCCGTGGCGGCGCTACGGTGTCCAGGCTCAGCACGCCACCGGCGTACGCGATCCGATCTTGTTGCCGGGCAAGCATTTCCTGCAAGAGGACTTTCCCGCCGAGATCGCCGACGCGGTTCATCGTCTGAGCACCCGCGGCGGCTAG
- a CDS encoding LysR family transcriptional regulator yields the protein MEIWDLRVFVAVVEDGGLSAAARRLHISQPSLSQTIQALEKHLDVQLLTRSSTGVAPTAAGMTLLGEARAVIARYDQALAAMAKHSPRAGRSLRVGIPLELPPQPLSHGLASLAAAFPLTVVEVRHMSTARQIEALRAGELDLGLVRERPTGERLDVSTVIEEPLGVLLAVEQAEALEIVDGGVRLDRLSGLQWLGFPRDGSPAWYDEVTAVLRSHGVQPGPPASYTQDLLPELKLAAVSAGGKFALAPAGRFAPLPESVCWLALAGRPLVRRTWVVWPAESRRRDLAHLVAALEDMARNGTNQCGRGSPLEDSP from the coding sequence ATGGAGATCTGGGACCTGCGAGTCTTCGTCGCCGTGGTCGAGGACGGCGGACTGTCTGCGGCCGCCCGTCGTCTGCACATCAGCCAGCCGTCGCTGTCGCAGACCATCCAGGCTCTGGAGAAGCACCTCGACGTGCAATTGCTCACCCGCAGCAGCACGGGTGTCGCGCCCACCGCGGCCGGCATGACCCTGCTGGGCGAGGCGCGGGCGGTGATCGCGCGCTACGACCAGGCGCTGGCCGCGATGGCCAAGCACTCACCGCGGGCCGGCCGGTCGCTCCGGGTGGGCATTCCCTTGGAACTGCCGCCGCAGCCGCTTTCGCACGGGCTGGCGTCGCTCGCGGCGGCGTTCCCCTTGACCGTCGTGGAGGTCCGTCACATGTCCACCGCCAGGCAGATCGAGGCGCTGCGGGCCGGGGAGCTGGATCTGGGGCTGGTGCGCGAACGGCCTACCGGTGAACGCCTCGACGTCTCGACCGTGATCGAGGAGCCGCTCGGCGTCCTCCTTGCGGTCGAGCAGGCGGAGGCGCTGGAGATCGTCGACGGCGGGGTTCGCCTCGACCGGCTGTCGGGCCTGCAGTGGCTGGGCTTTCCCCGCGACGGCAGCCCGGCGTGGTACGACGAAGTGACGGCCGTGCTGCGCAGCCACGGGGTGCAACCCGGGCCGCCGGCCTCCTACACGCAGGATCTGCTGCCGGAATTGAAGCTGGCCGCGGTCAGCGCGGGCGGGAAGTTCGCGCTCGCGCCCGCCGGGCGATTCGCACCGTTGCCGGAGTCGGTCTGCTGGCTGGCGCTGGCCGGGCGGCCGCTGGTGCGTCGCACCTGGGTGGTGTGGCCGGCCGAGTCGCGCCGCCGCGATCTGGCCCACCTGGTCGCCGCGCTCGAAGACATGGCCCGCAACGGGACTAACCAATGCGGGCGTGGGAGTCCCTTGGAGGACTCTCCGTGA
- a CDS encoding amidohydrolase family protein, which translates to MKSIDELAANLDFTTAKTGDARSVTLLPDPPRAPRYYTVISVDDHIVEPPDTFTGRLPRKFADRAPRVVETDSGGQTWVYDGRELPNVGFNAVVGRPVAEYGFEPVRFDEMRRGAWDIHERVKDMDLNGVYASLNFPSFLPGFAGQRLQQVTADRDLALASVRAWNDWHLDVWAGSHPGRIIPCQLPWLLDPEVGAAMIRENAARGFHAVTFSENPAMLGLPSIHSGHWDPMMAACAETGTVVNLHIGSSGSAPSTTEDAPPDVQGVLFFAYALSAAVDWLYSGLPSRFPNLRICLSEGGIGWVAGLLDRLDHMLSYHAMYGTWEALGESLTPAEVFARNFWFCAVEDKSSFVQHDRIGADNIMLEADYPHCDSTWPHTQRSIHEQIGDLPADVVRKVTWENASRLYSHPVPAEIQRDPDAF; encoded by the coding sequence GTGAAATCGATCGACGAGCTGGCCGCCAACCTGGACTTCACCACCGCCAAGACCGGGGACGCCCGCTCGGTCACCTTGCTCCCGGACCCGCCGCGGGCGCCGCGCTACTACACGGTCATCTCGGTGGACGATCACATCGTCGAGCCACCGGACACTTTCACCGGACGGCTGCCGCGCAAGTTCGCCGACCGCGCGCCCAGGGTCGTCGAGACCGACAGCGGGGGACAGACGTGGGTCTACGACGGCCGGGAACTGCCCAACGTCGGGTTCAACGCCGTCGTCGGACGCCCGGTGGCCGAGTACGGCTTCGAGCCGGTCAGATTCGACGAGATGCGCAGGGGCGCCTGGGACATCCACGAACGCGTCAAGGACATGGACCTCAACGGCGTCTACGCCTCGCTCAACTTTCCGTCGTTCCTGCCGGGTTTCGCCGGTCAGCGGCTGCAGCAGGTGACCGCGGACCGCGACCTGGCGCTGGCGTCGGTGCGCGCGTGGAACGACTGGCACCTCGACGTCTGGGCGGGCTCGCATCCGGGCCGCATCATCCCGTGCCAACTGCCGTGGCTGCTGGACCCCGAGGTGGGCGCGGCGATGATCCGCGAGAACGCCGCGCGCGGTTTCCACGCCGTCACGTTCAGCGAGAACCCGGCGATGCTCGGACTGCCCAGCATCCACTCCGGGCACTGGGATCCGATGATGGCCGCGTGCGCCGAGACCGGCACCGTGGTGAACCTGCACATCGGGTCATCGGGATCCGCGCCGTCCACCACCGAGGACGCGCCCCCCGACGTGCAGGGAGTGCTGTTCTTCGCCTACGCCCTATCGGCGGCCGTGGACTGGCTGTACTCCGGGCTGCCCTCCCGGTTCCCCAACCTCAGGATCTGCCTGTCCGAAGGCGGCATCGGCTGGGTCGCCGGGCTGCTCGACCGGCTCGACCACATGCTGAGCTATCACGCGATGTACGGCACCTGGGAGGCGCTGGGCGAGAGCCTGACCCCCGCGGAGGTCTTCGCTCGCAACTTCTGGTTCTGTGCCGTCGAGGACAAGTCATCCTTCGTCCAGCACGACCGGATCGGCGCCGACAACATCATGCTGGAGGCCGACTACCCGCATTGCGACTCGACCTGGCCGCACACCCAGCGGAGCATCCACGAACAGATCGGCGACCTGCCCGCCGACGTCGTCCGAAAGGTGACCTGGGAGAACGCTTCTCGTTTGTATTCCCACCCCGTGCCCGCCGAGATCCAGCGTGACCCCGACGCGTTCTGA
- a CDS encoding class I adenylate-forming enzyme family protein, with translation MSTDAVGSPAFTDEDAARFYAAGWWSDATLSDAVRRHAGDAPDRPAYIDFPGASLTWGVFDCAADALARQLAGAGITRGDRVAIWHGDSAAIHVLFVAVERCGAVVVGIGARAGTREVGAILQASRPRVLVTDEQRSASAASAADIPVLTCNRDALRLEVDTEAGTIGDDTRLGPDEVFLINSTSGTTGLPKCVVHTQNRWHYFHRKAVANGLLTADDVFLPVIPTPFGFGIWTSHTTPIHLGASAVILGRFSTRAVADAVARHRVTVLCCVSTQLTMLMADPDRRGYDLSSLRVVFTGGEALPYRPAAELEDLTGAKILQFYGSNETGLLSATTLEDTRERRLRTGGRIVPEMAVRLFDEDRDVTATGRGQPACRGPATSLGYLGGTDHDKLFTADGWMRMGDLCEIDAEGYLTVTGRTSDFILRGGKNISASQVEDAVMTHPGVALAAAVAMPDPVFGEKVCVYAELADSAAVDLPALVAHLLALGVSKELLPERLIVVDELPRSSGGKVAKGRLREDIRVRTEVDRERC, from the coding sequence ATGAGCACCGATGCCGTGGGTTCGCCGGCATTCACCGACGAGGACGCGGCGCGTTTCTACGCCGCCGGCTGGTGGTCGGATGCGACGCTGTCGGACGCGGTGCGCCGCCACGCCGGAGATGCGCCGGACCGTCCCGCCTACATCGACTTCCCCGGGGCGTCCCTAACTTGGGGTGTATTCGATTGCGCGGCAGACGCACTGGCGCGGCAGCTGGCCGGTGCGGGCATCACCCGGGGCGATCGGGTCGCAATATGGCACGGTGATTCCGCCGCCATCCACGTGTTGTTCGTCGCCGTCGAACGCTGCGGCGCCGTCGTGGTCGGCATCGGCGCGCGGGCCGGCACCCGCGAGGTCGGCGCGATACTGCAGGCGTCGCGGCCGCGCGTGCTGGTCACCGACGAACAGCGCAGCGCGTCCGCGGCGAGCGCGGCCGACATTCCCGTGCTGACGTGCAACCGCGACGCCCTGCGCCTCGAGGTCGACACCGAGGCCGGGACCATCGGGGACGACACCCGGCTCGGTCCGGACGAGGTGTTTCTGATCAACTCCACCTCCGGGACCACCGGCCTGCCCAAATGCGTGGTGCACACCCAGAATCGCTGGCATTACTTTCACCGCAAGGCCGTCGCCAACGGCCTGCTGACGGCCGACGACGTCTTCTTGCCGGTGATCCCGACGCCGTTCGGCTTCGGGATCTGGACCAGCCACACCACGCCGATCCACCTCGGGGCGAGCGCCGTCATCCTCGGGCGGTTCAGCACCCGCGCGGTCGCCGACGCGGTGGCCCGCCACCGCGTCACCGTATTGTGTTGCGTCAGCACGCAACTGACCATGCTGATGGCCGACCCCGACCGCCGGGGCTATGACCTGAGCTCGTTGCGTGTGGTGTTCACCGGCGGCGAGGCGCTGCCGTACCGGCCCGCCGCGGAGTTGGAGGACCTCACCGGCGCCAAGATCCTGCAGTTCTACGGCTCGAACGAGACCGGCCTGCTCAGCGCGACCACCCTCGAAGACACGCGCGAACGGCGACTGCGCACGGGCGGACGGATCGTGCCCGAGATGGCGGTCCGGCTGTTTGACGAAGACCGCGACGTCACCGCGACGGGGCGAGGCCAGCCCGCCTGCCGTGGTCCGGCGACCAGCCTGGGCTACCTCGGCGGCACCGACCACGACAAGCTCTTCACCGCCGACGGCTGGATGCGCATGGGCGATCTGTGCGAGATCGACGCCGAGGGCTACCTCACGGTCACGGGCCGCACGTCGGACTTCATCCTGCGCGGCGGCAAGAACATCAGCGCGAGCCAGGTCGAAGACGCGGTCATGACCCATCCAGGGGTCGCGCTGGCGGCGGCGGTTGCGATGCCCGACCCGGTGTTCGGTGAAAAGGTCTGCGTTTACGCCGAACTGGCCGACTCGGCGGCCGTGGACCTGCCCGCACTGGTCGCCCACCTGCTGGCGCTCGGGGTGTCCAAGGAACTGCTGCCCGAACGGCTGATCGTGGTCGACGAACTTCCGAGGTCTTCCGGGGGAAAGGTAGCCAAGGGCCGGCTGCGCGAGGATATTCGAGTCAGGACGGAGGTGGACCGTGAACGCTGCTGA
- a CDS encoding class II aldolase/adducin family protein: protein MNAADPRRGGLEVWAPAVVPPIGVELSDEQALAVAFRHLAATGFAENMAGHITWQLDGQTDMLVNPWGLWWAELTASDICAVDSDARVVRGRWDVTPAIHIHTELHRVRDDARVVIHNHPYHVCVLAALGRLPELVHQTGSLFLDDLCLVDTYDGEVDSPARAAELAARIGGANVTILASHGVIATGRNLPEAVYRAASIERVCKLAYDVMLTGRQPVAMNWSDMAGMQRSLLERAADVYWAGAARMTIKADPGVLT, encoded by the coding sequence GTGAACGCTGCTGACCCGCGCCGGGGCGGGCTGGAGGTCTGGGCGCCGGCGGTGGTTCCCCCGATCGGCGTGGAGCTGTCCGACGAGCAGGCGCTGGCGGTGGCGTTCCGCCACCTGGCCGCCACCGGATTCGCGGAGAACATGGCCGGGCACATCACCTGGCAGCTGGACGGACAAACCGACATGCTGGTCAATCCGTGGGGCTTGTGGTGGGCCGAACTCACCGCGTCCGACATCTGCGCCGTCGACAGCGACGCCCGGGTGGTCCGCGGTCGCTGGGACGTCACCCCGGCGATCCACATCCACACCGAACTGCACCGCGTCCGCGACGACGCGCGGGTGGTGATCCACAACCACCCCTACCACGTCTGCGTGCTCGCCGCGCTCGGCCGGCTGCCGGAGCTGGTGCACCAGACGGGTTCGTTGTTCCTCGACGACCTGTGTCTGGTCGACACCTACGACGGCGAGGTCGACAGCCCCGCCCGCGCGGCCGAGCTGGCGGCCCGCATCGGCGGCGCCAATGTGACGATCCTGGCGAGCCACGGCGTCATCGCCACCGGTCGCAACCTGCCCGAGGCCGTGTACCGCGCGGCGTCGATCGAGCGGGTGTGCAAGCTGGCCTACGACGTCATGCTGACCGGCAGGCAACCGGTCGCCATGAACTGGTCGGACATGGCCGGCATGCAGCGGTCGCTGCTCGAACGAGCCGCCGATGTGTACTGGGCGGGCGCGGCGCGGATGACCATCAAGGCCGACCCCGGCGTGCTCACGTGA
- a CDS encoding NAD(P)H-dependent flavin oxidoreductase: MLTQFGMSIPLVAAPMSGGPSTPAMVSAATRAGGLGMLAAGYKTVEAVEAEVKAVRAEGIPFGINLFAPNPVPVDPQSYRTYAAIVQREADQFGLTLPSEPVEDDDRFDEKIALLLDDPVPMVSFTFGIPTRDVIAALRRAGSVVVQTVTTPDEALQARDAGVDMLAVQAAVAGGHSGTLSPGRPLTPVPLAELVGRVAAAVPLPIMAAGGLATPGAVAEVIRAGAAAAVVGTVLLRSNESGASATHQAALADPARTETVLTRAFTGRPARGLRNRFIDAHEAEAPLGYPAVHHLTSPLRKAAAAAGKPDYVHLWAGTGYRHATAEPTADILRRLARDL, translated from the coding sequence ATGTTGACACAGTTTGGAATGTCCATCCCCCTTGTCGCCGCGCCGATGTCGGGCGGTCCGAGCACCCCGGCAATGGTGTCGGCCGCGACCCGCGCGGGCGGACTGGGCATGCTGGCCGCCGGCTACAAGACCGTGGAGGCCGTCGAAGCCGAGGTCAAGGCGGTGCGCGCCGAGGGAATCCCGTTCGGCATCAACCTCTTCGCGCCCAATCCGGTACCGGTCGACCCCCAGAGCTACCGGACGTACGCGGCGATCGTCCAGCGCGAGGCCGACCAGTTCGGGTTGACGCTGCCGTCGGAGCCCGTCGAAGACGACGACAGGTTCGACGAGAAGATCGCGCTGTTACTCGACGACCCGGTCCCGATGGTGTCGTTCACCTTCGGCATCCCCACGCGCGACGTGATCGCCGCGCTGCGCCGGGCCGGCAGCGTCGTCGTCCAGACCGTGACCACGCCGGACGAGGCCCTGCAGGCCCGCGACGCCGGTGTCGACATGCTCGCCGTGCAGGCTGCGGTCGCCGGCGGGCATTCGGGGACGCTGTCGCCGGGAAGGCCGTTGACGCCGGTACCCCTCGCCGAGCTCGTCGGCCGGGTCGCCGCGGCCGTGCCGCTGCCGATCATGGCCGCCGGTGGGCTCGCCACGCCCGGCGCCGTGGCCGAGGTTATCCGGGCGGGCGCCGCGGCGGCGGTGGTGGGAACGGTTCTGCTGCGATCGAACGAAAGCGGCGCATCGGCCACCCACCAGGCGGCCCTGGCCGATCCCGCCCGTACCGAGACGGTGCTCACGCGCGCCTTCACCGGCCGTCCGGCGCGCGGCCTGCGCAACCGCTTCATCGACGCCCACGAGGCCGAGGCCCCGCTCGGTTACCCGGCCGTGCACCATCTGACGAGCCCGCTGCGCAAGGCGGCGGCCGCCGCGGGCAAGCCCGACTATGTCCATCTGTGGGCCGGCACCGGGTACCGGCACGCCACCGCCGAACCCACGGCCGACATCTTGCGGCGACTGGCTCGCGATCTGTGA
- a CDS encoding TetR/AcrR family transcriptional regulator, protein MARYTPAVAKRRRPNPGERRRDLCDAAIQLLADDGAKGLSHLKVDRKAGVPDGTTSFYFRTRSALLRAVAERLAELDLAELQSVADSSDGRGEDPSPSRLSQVVIQAGREPQFSRTRARYELTMQAARDPALAAILQQATDEFTKLHREILVQLMPHGAELESAVVEDLSNVTLTFINGLMLRLAHGDRIVDSPERLDGILSAIAAGILKSPDKGRLTDSADRRASGRRPPAASG, encoded by the coding sequence ATGGCTCGTTACACCCCTGCCGTAGCGAAACGACGCAGACCCAACCCCGGGGAGCGGCGTCGCGACCTGTGCGATGCGGCCATTCAGCTGCTCGCCGACGACGGCGCCAAGGGGCTGAGCCATCTCAAGGTCGACCGCAAGGCCGGCGTGCCCGACGGCACGACGTCGTTCTACTTCCGGACCCGGTCGGCGCTTCTGCGCGCGGTGGCCGAGCGGTTGGCCGAGCTCGACCTCGCCGAGTTGCAGTCGGTCGCGGACAGTTCGGACGGCCGGGGGGAGGACCCGTCGCCGTCCCGGTTGTCGCAAGTGGTCATCCAGGCGGGCCGCGAGCCCCAGTTCTCCCGCACCCGGGCCCGCTACGAACTGACGATGCAGGCGGCGCGAGACCCCGCGCTCGCCGCGATCCTGCAGCAGGCGACGGACGAATTCACCAAGCTGCACCGCGAGATACTCGTGCAGCTGATGCCGCACGGCGCGGAGCTGGAGTCGGCGGTCGTCGAGGATCTGAGCAACGTCACGCTCACGTTCATCAACGGGCTCATGCTGCGGCTCGCACACGGCGACCGGATCGTCGACAGCCCCGAGCGCCTCGACGGAATCCTGTCGGCGATCGCGGCGGGCATTCTCAAGAGCCCCGACAAGGGCAGGCTCACCGACTCCGCCGACCGGCGCGCTTCCGGTCGCCGCCCTCCCGCGGCATCGGGATGA
- a CDS encoding sugar phosphate isomerase/epimerase family protein, translated as MTGRLGIGMLSVFGLPPVELVELAADLGCPHISVASQGMPLVPLGYPRFSLTGDAALRNDLRAAMDGRGVTISLGDGFLVLPGSEMHSYTCDLDALAELGVPRVNVVSLDPDLGRTFDQFAALTELAAQRGIATVVEPVPGLTVTDVPTALAAREHVGRPDFQLLIDNMHLVRSGAGAADVAAIDPGHIGYAQLNDTTLRPLPQHAGKYMEEAMFERLVPGEGELPLRDILSALPREIVMEIEVPRRALALSGVGPLDRMRPCVEAARRLLSEIPSSASD; from the coding sequence ATGACGGGCCGGCTGGGCATCGGCATGCTCAGCGTCTTCGGGCTTCCCCCCGTGGAGCTTGTCGAACTCGCCGCCGATTTGGGCTGCCCGCACATCTCGGTCGCCTCGCAGGGGATGCCGTTGGTGCCGCTCGGCTACCCGCGGTTCTCGCTCACCGGCGATGCGGCGCTCAGAAACGACCTGCGCGCCGCGATGGACGGCCGCGGCGTGACGATCTCGCTCGGTGACGGGTTCCTGGTGCTGCCCGGCTCTGAAATGCATTCCTACACTTGCGATCTAGATGCGCTGGCGGAACTCGGGGTGCCCCGGGTCAACGTCGTCAGCCTCGACCCCGATCTGGGCCGCACCTTCGACCAGTTTGCGGCGCTCACCGAACTGGCCGCTCAACGCGGCATCGCGACGGTCGTCGAACCGGTACCGGGCCTGACCGTCACCGACGTGCCCACCGCGCTGGCGGCCCGCGAACACGTGGGCCGCCCGGATTTCCAATTGCTGATCGACAACATGCATCTGGTGCGTTCCGGAGCCGGCGCCGCCGACGTCGCGGCGATCGACCCCGGTCACATCGGCTACGCCCAGCTCAACGACACGACGTTGCGGCCCCTCCCGCAACACGCGGGAAAGTACATGGAGGAAGCCATGTTCGAGCGCCTGGTTCCGGGCGAGGGCGAATTGCCGCTGCGCGACATCTTGTCCGCCCTGCCGCGCGAAATCGTCATGGAAATCGAGGTCCCGCGACGGGCACTGGCGCTCTCGGGTGTCGGCCCGCTGGACCGCATGCGTCCGTGCGTCGAGGCGGCGCGGCGGCTGCTGAGCGAAATCCCGTCGAGCGCAAGCGACTAA
- a CDS encoding arylsulfatase — MKRPNFLVIVADDLGYSDIGAFGGEINTPNLDRLAYAGVRFTDFHSAPACSPTRSMLLTGTDHHVAGIGTMLEVAPPGFRGPPGYEGYLNDRVVALPELLRDAGYLTLMAGKWHLGNTIDRSPWARGFERSFALLPGGASHYGGAAAGDFLPAPTLYTEDDRFVTVGDDFYSSDFYADTLLRYLGERGTDDDRPFFAYLPFQAPHWPLQAPEESIAAYHGRYDAGPDVLRAARLEALKDLGLCPADVRAHPVVADGAPEWADMTDDERALSARTMEVYAAMVDRMDHNVGKVIEYLDSTGELDNTVVIFLSDNGAEGAIVEAMPLLGDVISSAIEKHCDNSVDNLGAPNSFIWYGPRWAQAATAPSRLHKAFTTEGGIRVVGFVTWPGFTRQRQIGTAFATVMDITPTVLELAGAAHPGTSYRGREIEPMRGRSLVPYLSGDHEAVHDVGSATGWELFGRRGIRQGDWKAVHLPAPYGTGSWQLYDLSRDPGETEDLAGAHPDKLAELLVLWDRYVDENGVILDPVSIFDAEL, encoded by the coding sequence GTGAAGCGGCCCAACTTTCTCGTCATCGTCGCGGACGACCTCGGCTATTCCGATATCGGCGCCTTCGGCGGCGAGATCAACACACCGAATCTCGATCGGCTCGCCTACGCGGGCGTCCGGTTCACCGATTTCCACTCGGCACCGGCCTGCTCGCCCACCCGCTCGATGCTGCTGACCGGAACCGACCATCACGTCGCCGGCATCGGCACGATGCTGGAGGTCGCACCCCCGGGATTCCGCGGTCCACCCGGCTACGAGGGCTACCTCAACGACCGGGTGGTCGCGTTGCCCGAGCTGTTGCGCGACGCCGGCTACCTGACCTTGATGGCCGGAAAGTGGCACCTGGGCAACACGATCGACCGGTCGCCGTGGGCGCGCGGTTTCGAGCGTTCATTCGCGCTGCTACCCGGGGGCGCGAGCCACTACGGCGGCGCGGCGGCCGGTGACTTCCTGCCCGCGCCGACGCTCTACACCGAGGACGACCGGTTCGTCACGGTCGGCGACGACTTCTACTCGTCGGACTTCTACGCCGATACCCTGCTGCGGTATCTGGGCGAACGCGGCACCGATGACGACCGCCCGTTCTTCGCGTACCTGCCCTTCCAGGCGCCGCACTGGCCGCTGCAGGCCCCGGAGGAATCGATCGCCGCGTACCACGGCCGCTACGACGCCGGTCCCGACGTGCTGCGTGCGGCGCGACTCGAGGCGCTCAAGGACCTCGGCTTGTGCCCGGCCGACGTCAGGGCGCACCCGGTCGTGGCCGACGGGGCGCCGGAGTGGGCCGACATGACCGACGACGAGCGCGCGCTGTCGGCCCGCACCATGGAGGTGTATGCCGCAATGGTCGACCGGATGGACCACAACGTCGGCAAGGTGATCGAATACCTGGACAGCACAGGCGAACTCGACAACACGGTGGTCATCTTCCTGTCCGATAACGGCGCGGAGGGCGCGATCGTCGAGGCGATGCCGCTCCTCGGCGACGTGATCTCGTCGGCGATCGAGAAGCATTGCGACAACAGCGTCGACAACCTCGGCGCCCCCAACTCCTTTATCTGGTACGGCCCGCGCTGGGCGCAGGCGGCGACGGCGCCGTCGCGCCTGCACAAGGCGTTCACCACCGAGGGCGGGATCAGGGTCGTCGGCTTCGTCACCTGGCCGGGTTTCACCCGTCAGCGCCAGATCGGTACGGCGTTCGCCACGGTCATGGACATCACCCCGACCGTGCTGGAGCTCGCCGGCGCCGCGCATCCGGGCACCTCCTACCGCGGCCGCGAGATTGAACCGATGCGCGGCCGTTCGCTGGTCCCGTATCTGTCGGGCGACCACGAGGCGGTGCACGACGTCGGCTCCGCAACAGGCTGGGAACTGTTCGGCCGCCGCGGGATTCGTCAGGGTGACTGGAAGGCGGTCCATCTGCCCGCGCCCTACGGAACGGGATCCTGGCAGCTCTACGACCTGTCCCGCGACCCCGGCGAGACCGAGGACCTGGCCGGTGCGCACCCCGACAAGCTCGCGGAGCTGCTGGTGCTGTGGGATCGCTACGTCGACGAGAACGGCGTGATCCTGGACCCGGTCTCGATTTTCGACGCTGAGCTGTAG